In a single window of the Halobacteriovorax sp. HLS genome:
- the meaB gene encoding methylmalonyl Co-A mutase-associated GTPase MeaB — MNAKEILQGNRRALAKAITLIESKLDGHRLEAGKLLEELLAHTGNSIRLGISGTPGVGKSTFIETFGTYLISKGHKVAVLAVDPSSPINGGSIMGDKTRMEKLSNNEGAFIRPSPTSGSLGGVAQKTRESILLCEAAGFDIILIETVGVGQSEFEVASMVDFFMVLMLPNAGDELQGIKKGILELADAIVINKVDGDSINLATQTKSHYQSALGIIHPTSFWKPEVQLISALENKNIDGVWEMVTRYKEQSIENNELKSKRASQNKDWLEKLVMEELKLMLKLSPKTNKLIQTLEADLTNGKTTAYNASKLIIETFKKDLK, encoded by the coding sequence ATGAACGCAAAAGAGATATTACAAGGAAATAGAAGAGCACTAGCTAAGGCGATTACGCTTATTGAAAGTAAGCTAGATGGCCATAGACTTGAAGCAGGTAAACTTCTTGAAGAACTTCTTGCGCATACTGGAAATAGTATTCGTCTAGGTATTTCGGGAACACCTGGTGTAGGTAAATCTACTTTCATTGAAACTTTTGGAACTTACTTAATTTCAAAAGGTCATAAAGTTGCTGTTTTAGCAGTTGATCCTAGCTCGCCTATTAATGGTGGAAGTATCATGGGTGATAAGACACGCATGGAGAAACTTTCAAATAATGAAGGGGCATTTATACGTCCTTCTCCAACTTCAGGTTCACTTGGCGGTGTAGCACAAAAAACAAGAGAGAGTATTCTTCTTTGTGAAGCAGCTGGTTTTGATATCATATTAATTGAAACAGTAGGTGTTGGTCAGTCTGAATTTGAAGTCGCTTCTATGGTTGATTTCTTTATGGTCCTAATGCTTCCTAATGCAGGAGATGAACTTCAAGGAATTAAAAAAGGTATTCTCGAACTAGCAGACGCTATTGTCATAAACAAAGTCGATGGAGACTCTATAAACCTGGCAACTCAAACCAAATCACATTATCAAAGCGCATTAGGAATTATTCATCCAACCTCGTTTTGGAAGCCAGAGGTTCAATTGATATCTGCTCTAGAAAATAAGAATATTGATGGCGTGTGGGAGATGGTAACGAGATACAAGGAACAATCTATTGAAAACAATGAACTAAAGTCTAAGAGAGCTTCTCAGAATAAAGATTGGTTAGAAAAGTTAGTAATGGAAGAGCTAAAGTTAATGTTAAAACTGTCACCAAAGACAAATAAATTAATTCAGACATTAGAAGCTGATCTTACCAATGGAAAAACGACTGCCTATAACGCATCTAAATTAATAATCGAAACTTTTAAAAAAGATCTGAAATAA
- the scpA gene encoding methylmalonyl-CoA mutase, with amino-acid sequence MKTINDWNELATKETRGKGPEALIKKSAEGIDIKPLYTKEDTDHLENTNTMPGFAPFIRGPRATMYTGRPWTIRQYAGFSTAQESNAFYKKALAAGGQGVSVAFDLATHRGYDSDHPRVSGDVGKAGVAIDSVEDMKILFDSIPLDKVSVSMTMNGAVLPILANYIIAAEEQGVPQEKLSGTIQNDILKEFMVRNTYIYPPAPSMKAIADIFEYTAQKMPKFNSISISGYHIQEAGADNALELAYTLADGREYIETAIASGMNIDEFAPRLSFFFGIGMNFYMEIAKLRAARLLWSEIVSEYEPKDVKSTMLRTHCQTSGWSLTEQDPYNNVIRTTVEAMAAVFGGTQSLHTNALDEAVALPTEFSARIARNTQIILQEETGITNVVDPWGGSYMMETLTNQIADRARELMKEVEELGGMAKAIEAGIPKLKIEEAAALKQAQIDKGEYTIVGVNKYKLDKEEEIEILEIDNTSVRDSQIKRLKQLKEQRDNDKVKQALEALTEYARTGQGNGLELAVNAARLRCTVGEISDALEVHWGRYSANSKTVSGVYGSLYETDESWNMITKQIEEFEKTHGRRPRMLVAKMGQDGHDRGAKVIATAYADVGFDIDLAPLFSTPKEVAKQAVENDVHVIGVSSLAAGHKTLIPELIEELKKLGAEDIVVVAGGVIPKQDYDFLYKAGVKGIYGPGTAIPAAAKDVVDLITEAKKA; translated from the coding sequence ATGAAAACAATCAATGATTGGAATGAATTGGCCACAAAAGAGACAAGAGGCAAAGGACCAGAAGCTCTAATTAAAAAATCTGCTGAAGGTATAGATATTAAACCGCTATACACTAAAGAAGATACAGATCATTTAGAAAATACTAATACAATGCCGGGCTTTGCTCCATTTATAAGAGGTCCAAGGGCAACAATGTATACTGGACGTCCGTGGACAATTAGACAATACGCGGGCTTCTCAACGGCACAAGAGTCTAATGCTTTTTACAAAAAAGCTCTAGCTGCCGGAGGACAAGGTGTGTCGGTAGCGTTCGATCTTGCAACTCATAGAGGATATGACTCTGATCATCCAAGAGTATCTGGAGATGTTGGAAAAGCTGGAGTTGCTATTGATAGTGTTGAAGATATGAAAATTCTCTTTGATTCAATTCCACTTGATAAGGTTTCAGTTTCGATGACAATGAATGGAGCCGTTCTTCCAATTCTAGCAAATTATATTATCGCTGCTGAAGAGCAAGGCGTCCCTCAAGAAAAACTTTCAGGAACGATTCAAAATGATATTCTAAAAGAGTTTATGGTTAGAAATACTTATATCTATCCCCCAGCTCCTTCCATGAAAGCTATTGCAGATATATTCGAATATACCGCACAGAAAATGCCGAAATTTAATTCTATTTCTATCTCAGGCTATCATATTCAAGAAGCAGGTGCGGACAATGCACTTGAACTTGCATATACACTAGCAGATGGAAGAGAGTATATTGAGACAGCAATTGCTAGTGGAATGAATATTGATGAGTTTGCGCCAAGACTTTCTTTCTTTTTTGGAATTGGAATGAATTTCTATATGGAGATAGCAAAGCTTAGAGCAGCAAGATTGTTATGGTCAGAAATTGTTAGTGAATATGAACCCAAAGATGTTAAATCTACAATGTTAAGAACCCATTGCCAGACTTCTGGCTGGTCTCTAACAGAGCAAGATCCTTATAACAATGTCATCAGAACAACAGTAGAGGCCATGGCCGCAGTATTTGGAGGAACTCAATCTCTTCACACTAATGCACTCGACGAGGCCGTAGCTCTTCCAACAGAATTCTCTGCTAGAATCGCTAGAAATACTCAAATCATTCTGCAAGAAGAAACAGGTATAACTAATGTCGTTGATCCTTGGGGAGGTTCTTACATGATGGAAACTCTCACAAATCAGATTGCTGATAGAGCAAGAGAGTTAATGAAAGAAGTTGAAGAACTTGGCGGAATGGCAAAAGCAATTGAAGCCGGTATTCCTAAACTAAAGATTGAAGAAGCTGCGGCCCTAAAGCAAGCACAAATCGATAAGGGTGAATATACAATAGTTGGTGTTAACAAATACAAGCTAGATAAAGAAGAAGAAATTGAAATTCTTGAAATTGATAATACATCTGTTAGAGATTCTCAAATTAAAAGGCTAAAACAACTTAAAGAACAAAGAGATAATGATAAAGTAAAGCAAGCTCTAGAAGCACTTACAGAGTATGCAAGAACTGGTCAAGGAAATGGTTTAGAACTTGCCGTTAATGCAGCAAGATTGAGATGTACAGTTGGAGAAATATCAGATGCTTTAGAAGTTCATTGGGGAAGATACTCCGCGAATTCTAAAACAGTATCAGGTGTATATGGTAGCCTTTACGAAACAGATGAGAGTTGGAATATGATTACAAAACAAATCGAAGAATTTGAAAAAACTCATGGTAGACGCCCAAGAATGCTTGTCGCCAAAATGGGTCAAGATGGTCATGACAGAGGAGCAAAAGTAATTGCTACTGCTTATGCAGATGTTGGTTTTGATATCGATTTAGCACCATTATTTTCTACTCCAAAAGAAGTTGCAAAACAGGCCGTAGAAAACGATGTTCATGTAATCGGAGTTTCTTCCCTTGCAGCAGGACATAAAACTCTAATCCCAGAGCTAATAGAAGAACTTAAAAAACTTGGTGCTGAAGATATTGTTGTTGTAGCTGGAGGAGTTATTCCAAAGCAAGACTACGATTTTCTCTATAAAGCAGGCGTAAAAGGAATCTATGGGCCGGGAACAGCAATTCCAGCAGCAGCGAAAGATGTTGTTGATCTAATAACTGAAGCTAAGAAAGCATGA
- a CDS encoding HD domain-containing phosphohydrolase, with product MNKSKIILIGNNKNLLDLICFSLQTNFRFEVIKFTNIVDLIEYMGENDDFCLIISDYALGEKQFSNTLKTFVDKKAKVPFFALGVPKKFKEKNENRDSISEFIGKTNLLEDLNIAVKKYFQVDENETPKDFCEVSFSVLTAFDGLETDLFIELPTGRYLKIYRTEDEITEEDVTKYQNKGVEDLFLHKKVSSWLLKTINKDIENIVTKIESNQEVKLEVEPPMPNIKDLKNVDEAKSEEEVIEKIEEAKEEEKKFEEINQKVDQLFKFDKKMEKEVSDKVSKTLKAVKKVPSLAKLLKKLNVSRNPDDYCKQHVNLLCKICTAICHVMEWRQEATIEKLVFVSYLHDITLSDHPHLARLQTKEDFEKVKDSLSAKEQALFLNHPEQIKELVDKMQETPADASTIILQHHENCAGTGFPYGHSSNRLLPLTAVFIIAHDLVNYIINEPNWNIKDFTLIASERYSGSNFNKVIRKLKDLKI from the coding sequence ATGAATAAATCAAAAATCATTCTCATTGGTAATAATAAGAATCTGCTAGATCTGATTTGTTTTTCATTGCAAACTAATTTTAGATTCGAAGTCATTAAGTTTACAAATATTGTCGACCTAATTGAGTATATGGGAGAAAATGATGACTTTTGTTTGATCATTTCTGACTACGCTCTCGGTGAAAAACAATTTTCTAATACTTTAAAAACCTTTGTAGATAAGAAAGCTAAGGTTCCTTTCTTTGCCTTGGGCGTACCAAAAAAGTTTAAAGAAAAAAATGAAAATAGAGATAGTATTTCTGAATTCATTGGAAAGACTAACTTGTTAGAAGACTTAAATATAGCAGTCAAAAAATATTTTCAAGTAGATGAAAATGAAACACCTAAGGATTTTTGTGAAGTTTCCTTCAGCGTTTTGACAGCGTTTGACGGATTAGAAACAGATCTATTTATAGAACTACCGACCGGAAGATATTTGAAAATATATCGGACAGAAGATGAGATTACAGAGGAAGATGTTACAAAGTATCAAAACAAAGGTGTTGAAGACTTATTTCTACATAAGAAAGTAAGCTCATGGCTTTTAAAAACAATTAATAAAGATATCGAGAATATTGTAACTAAGATTGAATCTAACCAAGAAGTAAAGCTTGAGGTTGAACCTCCTATGCCTAATATTAAGGATCTCAAAAATGTAGATGAGGCAAAGAGTGAAGAAGAGGTTATAGAAAAAATAGAAGAAGCTAAAGAAGAAGAAAAGAAATTTGAAGAAATAAATCAAAAAGTTGATCAGTTATTTAAGTTTGATAAAAAAATGGAAAAAGAGGTTTCAGATAAAGTTTCTAAGACACTAAAAGCAGTAAAGAAAGTACCATCTCTGGCCAAGCTACTAAAGAAGCTTAATGTAAGTAGAAACCCTGATGACTATTGTAAGCAACACGTGAACTTACTATGTAAGATTTGTACGGCGATTTGTCATGTCATGGAATGGAGACAGGAAGCGACAATTGAAAAACTAGTATTTGTTTCGTACTTGCATGATATAACTCTTTCTGATCATCCGCACCTAGCTCGCTTACAAACAAAAGAAGATTTTGAAAAAGTGAAGGATTCTCTTTCTGCTAAGGAGCAGGCTTTGTTTTTAAATCATCCTGAGCAAATAAAAGAGTTGGTTGATAAGATGCAGGAAACTCCCGCTGATGCTAGTACAATAATTCTACAGCATCATGAAAATTGTGCAGGTACTGGTTTTCCTTACGGACATAGTTCGAATAGATTATTGCCACTAACTGCAGTATTTATTATTGCTCACGATTTGGTTAATTATATTATCAATGAACCAAATTGGAATATTAAAGACTTTACTCTCATTGCATCTGAACGATATTCAGGATCTAATTTTAATAAGGTGATTAGAAAGTTAAAAGACTTAAAAATATAG
- a CDS encoding pitrilysin family protein translates to MQHEQVTLKNGLKTLLVDFPGSTSSSVQIWFKAGSALETKKDEGIAHFLEHMFFKGTPTRPGAAIAHEVESFGGEVNAFTSFDYTCYYINSPSSKINQTADILMDMVANPMFKEDDFKPEIGVVFEEYRRSQDNSNQYSFQKIQKGSFTGGYAHPILGTEKTILKFNKSQLQSFRKKYYNLENAMLVISGDLKNKDKILKTVEKYKLPKGESSNFPNFKLKSTSNIDLHTKDVRMSQLTLTIQGPSHSDKNAAAEDLALSTLGHGETSRLHKSLVLDGTLSNGASSSTMFMAKGGVHFLRVSFPQKNLKKVLKRLETIFKDLVKEGLNKDEINRIKNQYVASKVYEKESLESYAFSLGHGYAQTGDINCEDEFINKIRKTSVAEVNATFKEIFSRPIHISLQLPRDAKEDSSKLELEKFHEKISKLKNIANKQKSKFKETLSKFDPQVKVIEIKKGISLLYRHNPLNPTFVLHTYIKGGLTEETTKNNGIYHLLSATISKGHESKSYEDLKNDLENKSAHISGFTGKNAYGITLHGQTEHCSELFSDFFKTLTNPSFEERFLDHEKELTLRHLENQKEDPVRHCFGKVNEMAFNNHPYSFNILGNEKNLSQIKRKNVLDLHRSNLEQKEILISYCGDLSHEEVISLVQQNTQDLGPRKKSKLIKKPVKPIVGKNHFIEFDREQTQIFHFIPSAKLGSKENIVLKMIATHLSGQSSELFVEVRDRQGLCYSAQPIHFTALEAGYWGIYMASGHDKVTPAVKAIKDIIERLKTKGLSKKDFNRIKKMIDGQSLLNVQTNEDYANIYSVPTLQGLGLDWYYKGNAQINDITYEEFQKEVKKAFSKKWNTIIVGRTDM, encoded by the coding sequence ATGCAACATGAACAAGTAACTTTGAAAAATGGACTTAAAACACTTCTCGTAGACTTTCCAGGCTCTACATCATCGAGTGTACAAATATGGTTTAAAGCCGGCTCTGCCCTTGAAACTAAAAAGGATGAAGGTATTGCTCACTTTTTAGAACATATGTTTTTCAAAGGAACACCGACTAGGCCAGGAGCTGCCATCGCTCATGAAGTAGAATCATTTGGAGGAGAAGTAAATGCTTTCACATCATTTGACTACACTTGCTATTACATTAACTCCCCAAGTTCTAAAATAAATCAAACCGCTGATATCCTTATGGATATGGTTGCAAACCCAATGTTTAAAGAAGATGATTTCAAACCTGAAATTGGAGTTGTCTTTGAAGAGTATAGAAGATCACAAGACAACTCTAATCAATACTCATTTCAAAAAATACAAAAAGGTAGCTTCACAGGTGGATATGCACATCCAATTCTAGGGACTGAGAAAACAATATTAAAATTCAATAAGTCCCAGCTTCAGAGCTTTAGAAAGAAGTACTATAATCTAGAAAATGCTATGTTAGTAATTTCGGGAGACCTTAAGAACAAAGATAAGATACTAAAGACAGTAGAAAAGTATAAACTCCCTAAAGGAGAGAGTTCAAACTTCCCTAACTTTAAACTTAAGTCGACTTCTAATATAGATTTACATACTAAAGATGTAAGAATGAGCCAGTTAACTTTAACAATTCAAGGCCCATCCCACTCTGATAAGAATGCTGCTGCTGAGGATCTTGCACTGAGTACTTTAGGTCACGGAGAAACTTCGAGGCTTCACAAAAGTCTTGTACTTGATGGAACTTTATCTAATGGCGCATCTAGTTCAACGATGTTTATGGCAAAGGGCGGAGTTCATTTTTTAAGAGTAAGTTTTCCGCAAAAGAATCTCAAAAAAGTTCTAAAAAGACTTGAAACTATTTTTAAAGACCTCGTGAAAGAAGGTTTAAATAAAGATGAAATTAATCGAATAAAGAATCAATATGTGGCTTCAAAAGTATATGAAAAAGAATCTCTAGAATCATACGCATTTTCATTAGGCCATGGTTACGCACAGACTGGTGATATAAATTGTGAAGATGAATTTATAAATAAAATAAGAAAAACTTCCGTTGCTGAAGTAAATGCAACTTTTAAAGAAATATTTTCAAGACCTATTCACATATCTCTTCAACTACCAAGAGATGCTAAAGAAGACAGCTCAAAACTAGAGTTAGAGAAGTTTCATGAAAAGATTTCAAAATTAAAAAATATTGCGAACAAACAGAAATCAAAATTTAAAGAAACTCTCTCTAAGTTCGATCCACAAGTAAAAGTAATTGAAATTAAAAAAGGTATTTCTCTATTATATAGACATAATCCACTTAATCCTACTTTTGTTCTTCATACATATATAAAAGGAGGACTAACTGAGGAAACGACAAAGAATAATGGGATCTATCACCTTTTAAGTGCGACCATATCCAAAGGTCATGAAAGCAAGAGCTATGAAGACTTGAAAAATGACCTTGAAAATAAATCTGCCCATATTTCAGGTTTCACAGGTAAGAATGCCTATGGAATTACACTACACGGACAAACCGAGCATTGTAGTGAGCTATTTTCAGACTTCTTTAAAACTTTAACAAACCCTTCATTTGAAGAACGATTTCTAGATCACGAAAAAGAGCTAACTCTTAGGCATTTAGAAAATCAAAAAGAAGACCCTGTTCGTCACTGTTTCGGAAAAGTAAATGAGATGGCCTTTAACAATCATCCATATAGTTTTAATATTTTAGGTAATGAAAAAAATCTTTCCCAGATCAAGAGAAAGAATGTTCTTGATTTACATAGAAGTAATCTTGAACAAAAAGAAATTCTGATCAGTTATTGTGGAGACCTCTCACATGAAGAGGTTATTTCTTTAGTTCAACAGAATACTCAAGATCTTGGACCAAGAAAGAAAAGTAAACTTATTAAAAAACCTGTCAAACCAATTGTCGGAAAGAATCACTTTATCGAATTTGATAGAGAGCAAACACAAATTTTTCACTTTATTCCAAGTGCCAAACTTGGGTCGAAAGAAAATATTGTTCTTAAGATGATTGCAACTCACCTTTCGGGTCAATCTAGTGAGCTCTTTGTTGAAGTTAGAGATAGACAAGGTCTTTGTTATTCCGCACAACCAATTCACTTTACGGCACTTGAGGCAGGGTACTGGGGTATCTACATGGCTTCAGGACACGACAAAGTTACACCTGCAGTGAAGGCCATTAAAGATATAATTGAAAGACTAAAGACCAAAGGCTTAAGCAAAAAGGACTTTAACAGAATAAAGAAAATGATTGATGGTCAATCTCTATTAAATGTTCAAACAAATGAGGATTACGCTAATATCTATAGTGTTCCAACATTGCAAGGATTAGGTTTAGATTGGTACTACAAAGGTAATGCACAAATAAATGATATTACCTATGAAGAATTTCAAAAAGAAGTTAAGAAAGCTTTTTCAAAAAAATGGAATACAATAATAGTAGGAAGAACTGATATGTAA
- a CDS encoding coproporphyrinogen-III oxidase family protein, giving the protein MNIRDIRSLYIHFPFCRHLCNYCDFYKNIPKDKMKEYSSFEASLIKGYDHFFKTFKDSNYQVRSLNTLYLGGGTPSLWDKRGAEFLQNFLLDRNIELSTDCEFTLEVNPGGWTEEGIEKFREIGANRFSLGIQSLNPNFIKIIDRIHNIDDVYNTLKFFNEKELSFSVDFMIGLPFSKDYGRDIVAELEEILSFNPEHISLYILTTKAGYIHRNHLPDEDFIEREYLKVSEFLRSRGFDHYEVSNFSKPTKESRHNLKYWRSESVMALGASATGFLKEIGTRYKWKVSDSAFSVEKLTHSEQALEQIYMALRINKPFCLRDHVNNESKLLEVIDLWKSRKYIDFYDGERISLNSRGFLMLDSLLDDLFKYNLLD; this is encoded by the coding sequence TTGAATATTCGAGATATTAGATCACTTTATATTCATTTCCCTTTTTGCCGTCATCTTTGTAATTACTGCGATTTCTACAAAAATATACCTAAAGACAAGATGAAAGAGTATTCCAGCTTTGAAGCCTCTCTAATAAAGGGGTACGACCATTTCTTTAAAACCTTTAAAGACTCTAATTATCAAGTAAGAAGTTTAAATACTCTATATTTAGGAGGTGGAACACCTTCACTTTGGGATAAGCGAGGAGCTGAGTTCTTGCAGAATTTTCTTCTTGATAGAAACATAGAATTGAGTACTGATTGTGAGTTTACCCTCGAAGTTAATCCTGGTGGATGGACAGAAGAAGGTATCGAAAAATTTAGAGAAATTGGAGCGAATCGGTTTTCATTAGGCATACAGTCCTTAAATCCTAACTTTATTAAAATAATAGATAGGATTCACAATATTGACGACGTTTACAATACTTTGAAGTTCTTTAATGAAAAAGAACTTTCATTTTCTGTGGATTTTATGATTGGACTTCCTTTTTCAAAAGATTATGGAAGAGATATCGTAGCTGAACTTGAAGAGATCTTGTCGTTTAACCCTGAACATATAAGCTTATACATTCTGACAACCAAGGCCGGCTATATTCATCGCAACCACCTTCCTGATGAAGACTTTATTGAAAGAGAATATCTTAAAGTCAGTGAATTTCTAAGATCAAGAGGTTTTGATCATTATGAAGTTTCAAATTTCTCAAAACCGACTAAAGAGTCTCGTCACAACCTTAAGTACTGGAGAAGTGAGTCTGTTATGGCGCTTGGAGCGTCTGCAACAGGTTTTTTAAAAGAGATTGGAACAAGATACAAATGGAAAGTCTCTGATAGTGCTTTCTCTGTTGAGAAATTAACTCATTCAGAACAAGCTTTAGAGCAGATTTATATGGCCTTAAGAATTAATAAGCCATTTTGTCTAAGAGATCATGTTAATAATGAGAGCAAGCTTCTTGAAGTTATCGATTTGTGGAAAAGTCGCAAATATATAGATTTCTATGATGGAGAAAGGATCTCTCTAAACTCAAGAGGCTTTCTTATGTTAGACAGCTTATTAGATGATCTTTTTAAGTATAACCTTCTTGATTAA
- a CDS encoding nucleotide exchange factor GrpE yields MSTENTDNNEVETENVRAHAEESVDQEQDNVEVLEAAKEEKEEKEEEDFKAKFYYLAAEMENLRKRNERETQNLLKYGNEKILSSLLDVVDNLDRTLQAIVNDEDEKIKNIAVGINMVSTQMTDVLKNNGLEEIESVGKTFDPKFHEALAQQPAEGVKDDEIISEYQKGYILNGRLLRAAKVVIAKN; encoded by the coding sequence ATGAGTACAGAGAATACAGATAACAATGAAGTAGAAACTGAAAATGTTAGAGCACATGCTGAAGAGTCGGTAGATCAAGAACAAGATAATGTTGAAGTTCTTGAGGCAGCTAAAGAGGAAAAGGAAGAAAAAGAAGAAGAGGACTTTAAAGCTAAGTTCTATTACCTTGCCGCAGAAATGGAAAACTTAAGAAAGCGTAATGAGAGAGAAACTCAAAACCTTTTAAAGTATGGTAATGAAAAAATTCTATCTTCACTGTTAGACGTAGTCGATAACTTAGATCGAACTTTACAAGCAATTGTAAATGATGAGGATGAAAAAATTAAAAATATTGCGGTTGGGATAAATATGGTTTCAACGCAGATGACTGACGTTTTAAAGAATAATGGACTTGAAGAAATTGAGTCGGTTGGAAAGACGTTTGATCCAAAGTTTCACGAAGCTTTGGCACAACAGCCAGCTGAGGGCGTTAAGGATGATGAGATCATTTCTGAATATCAAAAAGGTTATATTTTAAACGGTCGTTTGTTAAGGGCCGCAAAAGTAGTAATAGCAAAGAACTAA
- the dnaK gene encoding molecular chaperone DnaK encodes MGKIIGIDLGTTNSCVSVLENGKYKIIANEEGHNTTPSVIGFANNGETLVGQVAKRQAVTNPGKTLYGIKRLIGRKASTPEAEKFQKVAPFEIFANKNGDAWVKVDGKEMSPQEISAIVLQKLKKAAESYLGETVSEAVITVPAYFNDAQRHATKDAGKIAGLDVKRIINEPTAAALAYGLDTKVDKNIAVFDLGGGTFDISILEITTDGVFEVKATNGDTFLGGENFDEDIINYLAEEFQKTEGIDLRKDQMALQRLKEAAEKAKHELSNVNSTDVNLPFITADQSGPKHLNINLSRAKFESLIAADLEALAKPCLTCLDDSGLDKNEIHEVILVGGSTRIPAVQERVKAIFGKEASKGVNPDEVVAAGAAIQGGVLAGDVKDVLLLDVTPLSLGIETLGGVTTKIIEKNTTIPVKKSQVFSTAQDNQPAVSIHVLQGEREFSNDNKTLGKFDLSGIAPAPRGVPQIEVIFDIDANGIVNVSAVDKATGNKQEVKITAGSGLSEEEIERMVNEAEANKESDTKRREVVDTRNNLDALILSSEKMIKDGGDKIQEADKKELEAAIEAAKGKLQSEVLDELKGEVERLQNASHKIATQMYQQPGAEGAPGAGPDMGQEQAGAQANAKKEDDDVVDADFKEV; translated from the coding sequence ATGGGTAAAATTATTGGAATCGATTTAGGAACAACGAACTCTTGTGTGTCTGTTCTTGAGAATGGAAAGTATAAAATTATTGCAAACGAAGAGGGACACAACACAACTCCTTCAGTGATTGGTTTTGCAAATAATGGTGAAACTTTAGTAGGGCAAGTTGCAAAAAGACAAGCAGTTACTAACCCTGGGAAAACACTTTACGGTATTAAAAGACTAATTGGTCGTAAAGCAAGTACTCCTGAAGCTGAAAAATTCCAAAAGGTTGCTCCTTTTGAAATCTTCGCAAATAAAAACGGAGATGCTTGGGTAAAAGTTGACGGTAAGGAAATGTCACCACAAGAGATTTCTGCAATCGTTTTACAAAAACTAAAAAAAGCAGCTGAGTCTTATCTTGGTGAAACTGTATCTGAAGCAGTTATTACTGTACCAGCTTACTTCAATGATGCTCAAAGACATGCGACTAAAGACGCGGGTAAGATTGCAGGTCTTGATGTAAAAAGAATTATTAACGAGCCAACAGCCGCAGCACTTGCTTATGGTTTAGATACTAAAGTAGATAAGAATATCGCAGTATTTGATCTTGGTGGTGGTACATTTGATATCTCTATTCTTGAAATTACTACTGATGGTGTTTTTGAAGTTAAAGCAACTAACGGTGATACTTTCTTAGGTGGTGAAAATTTTGATGAAGATATCATTAACTATCTTGCTGAAGAATTCCAAAAAACTGAAGGAATTGACCTAAGAAAAGATCAAATGGCACTTCAGAGATTAAAAGAAGCTGCTGAAAAAGCTAAGCATGAATTATCAAATGTTAACTCTACAGACGTTAACCTGCCATTCATTACAGCTGATCAGTCTGGACCAAAGCACTTAAATATTAACCTATCTCGTGCTAAGTTTGAGTCATTAATTGCAGCCGACTTAGAAGCTCTTGCAAAGCCATGTTTAACTTGTCTTGACGATTCAGGACTTGATAAAAATGAAATTCATGAAGTAATCCTAGTTGGTGGTTCAACAAGAATTCCTGCTGTTCAAGAAAGAGTAAAGGCCATCTTTGGTAAAGAGGCTTCAAAAGGTGTTAATCCTGACGAAGTAGTTGCTGCAGGTGCTGCGATTCAAGGTGGTGTTCTTGCTGGTGACGTTAAAGACGTTTTACTTCTTGACGTAACTCCTCTATCTCTAGGAATTGAAACTCTTGGTGGTGTTACAACTAAGATCATTGAGAAAAATACTACGATTCCTGTAAAGAAGTCACAGGTATTCTCAACAGCTCAAGATAATCAGCCAGCTGTTTCTATTCACGTACTACAAGGTGAAAGAGAATTCTCTAATGATAATAAGACTCTAGGTAAATTTGATCTATCTGGAATTGCTCCGGCTCCAAGAGGTGTTCCTCAGATTGAAGTTATCTTTGATATCGATGCAAACGGAATTGTTAATGTGTCGGCCGTTGATAAAGCAACAGGTAATAAGCAAGAAGTGAAGATCACTGCAGGTTCTGGACTTTCTGAAGAAGAAATCGAAAGAATGGTTAACGAAGCAGAAGCTAACAAAGAATCAGATACTAAGAGAAGAGAAGTTGTAGACACTAGAAATAACTTAGATGCACTAATTCTTTCTTCTGAAAAAATGATTAAAGATGGTGGAGATAAAATTCAAGAAGCTGACAAGAAAGAACTTGAAGCAGCAATTGAAGCAGCTAAAGGAAAACTACAATCAGAAGTTCTTGATGAACTTAAAGGTGAAGTTGAAAGATTACAAAACGCATCTCACAAGATTGCAACTCAAATGTACCAACAACCAGGAGCTGAAGGAGCGCCAGGTGCAGGTCCAGATATGGGGCAAGAGCAAGCAGGAGCTCAGGCAAATGCAAAGAAAGAAGATGACGATGTAGTAGACGCTGACTTTAAAGAAGTTTAA